TGGAGGAATTTATAATACAGCTCTTGTTGTCAGCAGACAGGGAAAGCTTGTGTATGAATATGATAAGGCTCATTTAGTTCCTATGCTAAATGAGCCAGCTTTTCTCCAAGAGGGAGAGTCGCTTTCGCAAGTATTTGAGCTAGATGGCGTAAAAATGGGTGTCATCATATGTTATGATTTACGTTTCCCTGAGCTAGCCAGGTCACTTGCCCTTGAAGGGGTACAGGTGCTCCATATTGTAGCAGAATGGCCTGAAGCAAGAACACTACACTGGCAGGCTTTACAGGTAGCACGTGCTATTGAAAATCAATTTTATGTTGTATCAAGTAATGTAATTGGAACGCACGATGGAGTTGAATTTGCAGGTCGTTCAATGGTGGTTGATCCTTGGGGGAACACTCTTGCCATGGCATCTCAAGATATCGAAGAATCCATCACTATCTCCTTAAAGCTAGATCAGGTACCACAAGTGAGGCAAGATGTACCAGTTTTTAAAAGCCGACGATCAGATCTCTACTAAAGTAATTAAAAAAACAGTGACAATCGAAAACAATAAATATTACAATATCCCTAACCATTCGACATAATTTTCAGAAATAAGGGTAAACATGAAGATTATAATCTATTTTAGAAAAGAGGGATATTGATTGAGCAAATCACCATTATCACAAACACAGATGAGTGACAAGCAGCGAAGCTCTTTTATTCGCGGAGCTATTTTTCTTATGGCAACGTCGTCTATAGGGCCAGCTTTTTTAACTCAAACTGCTGTTTTCACTCAACAATTTTTGGCAAGCTTTGCTTTTGCCATTGTTGCTTCTGTAATCATTGATATAGGAGCACAATTAAACATATGGAGAATCATTTCCGTATCCGGTATGCGAGGCCAGGATATCGCTTGGAAAGTGTTACCTGGTCTTGGTTTATTTGTTGCAATCCTTATGGTATTTGGAGGCTTTGCATTTAATATCGGTAACGTGGCAGGTGCAGGGTTGGGTTTAAATGTATTATTTGGGATTCCTGTGTTATGGGGTGCCGTCATTACTGCAGCTATCGCAATCATTATTTTTCTAATTAAAGATGCGATGAAGGTAGTCGATCGGGTTATTCAAGTATTAGGAATTATCATGATTTTAATGGTAGGTTATGTCATGTTAAGCACTAGTCCTCCGGTTCAGGAAGCTTTGGTTAAAGCTGTTTTACCTGATAATTTTAAGAGTCTTCTTCTTCCAATTGTCACACTCGTTGGAGGGACTGTAGGTGGCTATATATCATTTGCTGGTGGTCATCGATTAATCGATGCCGGTATTACGGGGAAAGAGAACGTGAGATTCGTTAGTAGAGCGGCAAACTTAGGTATTCTAACAACTAGTACTGTTCGGGTATTTCTGTTTCTTGCTGTATTAGGTGTTGTAGCCATGGGTTATACATTAGATGCTGATAATCCAGCAGCAACGGTGTTCCAAGTAGCGCTTGGGTGATGTCGGCTATAAAATGTTTGGAGTTGTTTTATTTGCAGCTGCAATTAGCTCTGTTATCGGGTGTGCGTATACAAGTATCTCATTTTTACGATCATTCCACCCATTTTTCGCAACATATAATAATTGGATCATAGCTGGGTTCATCGCAATCTCTACGATTATTTTTGTTTTGGTTGGACGACCAGTAGCATTACTGATTATTGCCGGTTCACTAAATGCTCTAATCTTGCCAATTGTATTAACCACTATATTAATTGCATCAAGAAAAAAGTCAATTGTGGGGGATTATCATCATCCTACTTGGATCATTATTTTTGGAATTATAGCTGTGCTTGTTACAATAGTTGCAGGTTACATCTCCCTAGGTGGAATAGCAGATTTATGGAGAAGGTAAAAAAAGGATGCCGCAGTGGCATCCTTTTTTTTGTTACGTATAGGCAGGCTCACGCTTGCCTTGTTCAATCTCTTCCATGTAGTGACATGCAGCCATATGACCTTCTTTAAGATAATCAGTTGTGCGAAGCTCAGGTGTCTCCGTACGACATTTATCAGTGGCAAATGGACAACGTGTATGGAAACGACATCCTTCAGGTGGATCAATAGGAGATGGAACATCTCCTTTTAAGATAATGCGATCAGCTTTATTTGCTTGGATCTGGTACTGGGATCGCAGATAGTAATGCTTTGGTGTAAGGATGCTGCGATTGATCAAATACAGATTTCTTATCACCAATCTCAACGATACGTCCAAGATACATAACAATCACTCGATCTGAAATGTGGCGAACCACACCTAAATCATGCGAAATAAAGAGATAGGTTAGCTTCAGTTCACGCTGAAGTTTTTTAAGAAGGTTAATTACCTGTGCTTGAATGGATACATCCAATGCTGATACAGCTTCGTCACATACAATTAGTTTTGGATCAACAGACAATGCACGGGCAATTCCGATACGTTGTCTCTGCCCGCCACTAAATTCATGTGGGTAGCGATCAATTTGGTGTGGTCCAAGACCAACTGTATCCATCAATTCTTTAATACGGTTTTCACGGTCTTTTTTAGGTACAGCATTTTGAATTTCCATTGCTTCGTAAAGAATCTGTCTAACTGTTTGACGCGGGTTAATCGATGCATATGGATCTTGGAAAATAATCTGAAGATCCTTGCGCATTTTTCGCATCTCTGACTTGCTAATGGAAAGTAGGTCTTTTCCTTGAAATTCAATTTCACCACTTGTTGGTTCATCAAGTCTTAAAATGGCACGTCCAGTAGTAGACTTTCCACAACCTGATTCTCCAACAATACTAACCGTTTCTCCTTCTTTAATGGCGAAGGATACGCCATCTACTGCTTTAACATGGTTAACGGTCCGACCAAGCATTCCACCTTTAATTGGGAAATGCTGTTTTAGGTCATTAACCTTGAGTAGTTCTTGTGCCATGAACCTTCACCTCCGGATCGCCGTCCCACTCATCAGAGTAAATCCAGCAGCGTATTTGATTTCCGTGCTCGTCTTCTTCTAAATCCGGCAGACGATTGCATATCTCACTAGCATGCGGGCAACGTGGTGCGAAACGACAGCCAGTTGGCATATTAGCGGGACTTGGAACAGATCCTCTAATTACAGACAGATCTTCTCCTTCTACGTCAACGTCGTGGCGTGGAAGTGATTCAAGTAAACCAACAGTATATGGGTGACGAGGATTAGCAAAAAGCTCTTCAACAGTTGCGTACTCAACGACTTTTCCGCAGTACATAACGGCTACATAGTCACAGGTTTCAGCTACAACTCCAAGATCATGAGTAATCATGATAATCGACATACCTAAACGATTCTGAAGATCTTTCATTAGTTCTAGAATTTGCGCTTGAATCGTAACATCTAGTGCTGTTGTTGGTTCATCAGCAATTAAAAGCTCAGGATTACAGGCTAAGGCCATAGCAATCATGACACGTTGACGCATTCCACCAGACAATTCATATGGGTATTGATGCACGCGTTTTTCTGGTGAAGGAATACCAACCAGTTTTAACATATCAATTGACTTTTTAATGGCTTCTTTTTTGCCAACATTTTCGTGGATGCGGAACGACTCGCCAATTTGCTGACCCACTGTATAAACAGGGTTCAGGGACGTCATTGGTTCCTGGAAAATCATTGAGATCTCATTCCCACGGATTTTTCGCATTGCACTTTCACTTTTATTTGTTAGATCCTCGCCTTTAAACTCAATTTCTCCTCCAACAATTTTCCCTGGATTTTGGATTAATTTTAGAATCGACATAGCTGAGATACTTTTACCAGATCCAGATTCACCAACGATTCCAAGGGTTTTGCCTTTAGGTACATCAAAGGTTACTCCATCTACGGCACGAACCTCCATACCTTGAGTGAAAAATGAGGTGCGAAGATCACGGATTTTTATAATCGAATCATTGCCCATGAAGGGTCACACACCTTTCATAAAATAATTGTCCTAGTTTAGAACAGGATCAGTCTACGTCCACTCGTTTGTTTAATAGCTTGTATGCTACATCAACAAGTAAGTTTACAACTACAAATAAGAGAGAAACAACAAGCACAGTTCCTTGAACAATTGGGAAGTCACGAGCTCGAATCGAATCAATAATTAAGCGTCCCATTCCGTTGATGGCAAAGACAGATTCGGCTAAAACGGTTCCTCCAAGTAGTGAACCAAATTGCAGTCCTACAACTGTTACAACAGGAATCATTGCATTTTTAAGGGCATGCTGATAAACCACATAACGTTCTTTTACCCCTTTTGCTCGTGCTGTACGGATATAATCCTGTCCAATAACTTCGAGCATACTTGAACGAGTCATACGAGCAATGATCGCAGCTCCAGTTGTTCCAAGTGTAAGTACTGGTAACACCATTTGACTAAATGATCCCCAACCAGATGAAGCAAACCAACCTAAATTAATAGAGAAGTATTGAATAAGCATTAATCCCATCCAGAAGTTCGGCATAGACAAGCCAAACAAAGCTACAATCATAATTGCTGTATCAGCAAAGCTATAACGTTTGGTTGCGGAGATAATCCCTGCAATCATTCCTAGAAAGATACTGAAAATCGTACTATACAAGGCAAGCTCAACGGTTACCCAAAAGCGAGCTCCAATTTCGTCTCCAACAGCTCTACCATTTCGAATGGAATTACCGAAGTCTAACGTAACAACATCTTTTAAATAATTAAAATATTGTGTAGGCAATGGATCATTAAGCCCTAGTCGTTCTCTCATTTGCTCAACTTGGTCGCCAGAAGCTGCCTCTCCGGCAAGAATCTGTGCAGGATCACCAGGAATTAAATGAACAAGACTAAATGTAATAATGGTTACGCCTAAAAGGACCGGAATCGTCTGAACTAGACGTCTGATGATGAAGGTTAACATGTAATCGGCTCTCCTTTCTAATCTCTAAGCTTTGGATCAAGCGCGTCACGTAATCCATCACCAAAAATATTAAATGCTAGAACAACAAGAACAATAGCTAGTCCAGGAAATAAAGCTACGTGGCCAGCGTCGTACATATAGTTTCGACCATCTGCAAGCATCGCACCCCATTCAGGAATTGGCGGTTGAGCACCAAGTCCAAGGAAAGATAAACCGGCAGCGGTTAATATCGCTGAGGCAATACTTAATGTCGCTTGAACAATTAGTGGCGAAGTAATATTCGGAAGAATGTGTTTAAAAATGATGCGGAAATCACTAGCACCAAGTGCTTTTACAGCATCCACATATTCAAGTTTCCGAACGGTTAAGGCAGATCCACGTGCAATACGTGCGAAAACTGGTACAGAAAACAGAGCAACGGCGATAATAACATTATTCATGGATGGTCCAAGCACCGAAACAATCGCAAGTGCTAACAAAATTCCCGGGAAAGCTAAGAGAATGTCTGTGATTCTCATGATGATGTTATCAATTCGACCACCATAATACCCTGAGATAACGCCAAAAAATGTCCCTACAATCGCTCCAAGAGCAACTGATGAAAAACCTACATAAAATGTAAGGCTCATTCCGTGAATAATACGGGTAAAAATATCTCGACCGTGATGATCAGTCCCTAACCAATGGTCAGCAGAAGGTCCTTCTAGTTTGACAGAATAGTCCTGTGCATCTGGTTCTAGGGTTGTAAAATACGGGCCAATCAATGCTACGATAATTAAAAAGATAATTAAAAAAGCTCCTACCATAGCCGGTTTGTTACGGGCTAAACGCTTAAAAAAGCTCTTCATGCTTTTAATTCGCGGATTTTCGACAGGAGCCGGCGTATATTGATTGGATGGATGTTGATGTTCTTGCATAGCTTCTAACTTCCTTTCTTTAGGAGAATCGTTTTGACGTGTAAAAGCCTTATCCAGCCTGTGCTCACGTTGATAGATTATACCATGTTCAGAGAATATTAAAACAAAAAAACTATTAATGAAAAATAATCTTACAGTTTAATTTATGAAAAATGACATATTATGTCGTGTGAGACAACACAAGATTGGCTTTGTGTCGGTGCTAACGAGAATATATAGGTAGAAAGTCCTGTAAAGCAAAGTTTGTCAAGAAAGGTATTGAATCACAAAGTAGTTTTGGGGTATAGTGAATTATGTAATTTTCTGAATACATACAAAAGTGAGAGGGGTTCAAAAACTTGAAAAATTTAAAAAAGACTTATTTATTTAGTTTGGTACTAGCGTTTGCTATTTTTCTAGCAGCTTGCGCAAGTGAACCAACAGGTAACGAAGGAGATTCTGGATCTGATGATGAAGGAACATCAGATAATGGAGGAACGGAAGGAGGCGGAGATCTAATTATCTCGTTAGCTTCTGATGCTGTATCACTTGATCTTCACGGTTCAAATGATACGTATTCTAGTAATGTTGCTTCAAATATCTATGAAACTCTTGTCTATCATGACAAAGAGTTAGAACTAAAAGATGGTCTAGCAGAAAGTCATGAGCAACTAGATGCAAATACATGGGAGTTTAAGCTTGAGCAAGGTGTAAAGTTCCATGATGGATCGGAGTTTAATGCAGACGTAGTAAAAGCAAACCTTGATCGTATTCTAGATCCTGCGATCGCATCTCAACGTGCATTTTTATACGATATGATTGAAGAAGTCGAAGTTATTGATGATTATACGGTTCACATTAAAACAGAGTACCCATTTGCACCACTTCCTGCTCACTTAGCTCATAATGGTGGAGGAATGATGAGTGGAGAAATGATTGCGGAAGATTATGAAGCAATGGAAAATGGCGAAGAGCCAGGATCTGTCATCAACAATAAAGCAATCGGAACAGGATTCTTTAAATTTGATACCTGGTCTCCAGGTAGTGAACTGAAGCTTGTGAAAAATGACGATTATTGGGGAGATCCAGCGAAGGTTGATTCTGTTACCTTCCGTGTTGTTCCAGAGGATGGTACAAGAATCGCTGATCTAAGTACTGGTGCAGCGCACATCGCTGACCCACTTAGCCCAAGTGATGTTGCTCAAATTGAAGCTACTGATAATATGCATTATGAATCAACAGAAAGTGTTGCGATGATGTATATCGGTTTTAACTCTGAAAAAGAGCCATTTGATGATGCAAACGTACGTAAAGCTCTTTCAATGGCGATTAATAAACAAAGTATTATTGATGGAATTTATGATGGACATGGTCTTGAAGCAAAAAGTCCATTGGCTCCAAAAGTTTACGGATACAGTGAAGACATTGATGTGATTGAGTATGATCCAGAAGAAGCAAAAAGTCTTTTAGCTGAAGCTGGTTATGATGAAGGAGAACTTTCGATTACATTTAATACAAGTGATCACCGTGAACGTCAAAGCATTGCTGAAAATGTGCAACAAGCGTTAAA
The nucleotide sequence above comes from Alkalicoccobacillus plakortidis. Encoded proteins:
- a CDS encoding carbon-nitrogen family hydrolase, with the protein product MKYAICQTKLVPGQPEANYQIIEQWTHAVMSAEQRPDILVLPEMWTTAYTLPDLEQKAEHRLEITLPFLQRLATQYDVHFIGGSVANKKDGGIYNTALVVSRQGKLVYEYDKAHLVPMLNEPAFLQEGESLSQVFELDGVKMGVIICYDLRFPELARSLALEGVQVLHIVAEWPEARTLHWQALQVARAIENQFYVVSSNVIGTHDGVEFAGRSMVVDPWGNTLAMASQDIEESITISLKLDQVPQVRQDVPVFKSRRSDLY
- a CDS encoding ABC transporter ATP-binding protein, producing the protein MGNDSIIKIRDLRTSFFTQGMEVRAVDGVTFDVPKGKTLGIVGESGSGKSISAMSILKLIQNPGKIVGGEIEFKGEDLTNKSESAMRKIRGNEISMIFQEPMTSLNPVYTVGQQIGESFRIHENVGKKEAIKKSIDMLKLVGIPSPEKRVHQYPYELSGGMRQRVMIAMALACNPELLIADEPTTALDVTIQAQILELMKDLQNRLGMSIIMITHDLGVVAETCDYVAVMYCGKVVEYATVEELFANPRHPYTVGLLESLPRHDVDVEGEDLSVIRGSVPSPANMPTGCRFAPRCPHASEICNRLPDLEEDEHGNQIRCWIYSDEWDGDPEVKVHGTRTTQG
- a CDS encoding ABC transporter permease, with amino-acid sequence MLTFIIRRLVQTIPVLLGVTIITFSLVHLIPGDPAQILAGEAASGDQVEQMRERLGLNDPLPTQYFNYLKDVVTLDFGNSIRNGRAVGDEIGARFWVTVELALYSTIFSIFLGMIAGIISATKRYSFADTAIMIVALFGLSMPNFWMGLMLIQYFSINLGWFASSGWGSFSQMVLPVLTLGTTGAAIIARMTRSSMLEVIGQDYIRTARAKGVKERYVVYQHALKNAMIPVVTVVGLQFGSLLGGTVLAESVFAINGMGRLIIDSIRARDFPIVQGTVLVVSLLFVVVNLLVDVAYKLLNKRVDVD
- a CDS encoding ABC transporter permease — its product is MQEHQHPSNQYTPAPVENPRIKSMKSFFKRLARNKPAMVGAFLIIFLIIVALIGPYFTTLEPDAQDYSVKLEGPSADHWLGTDHHGRDIFTRIIHGMSLTFYVGFSSVALGAIVGTFFGVISGYYGGRIDNIIMRITDILLAFPGILLALAIVSVLGPSMNNVIIAVALFSVPVFARIARGSALTVRKLEYVDAVKALGASDFRIIFKHILPNITSPLIVQATLSIASAILTAAGLSFLGLGAQPPIPEWGAMLADGRNYMYDAGHVALFPGLAIVLVVLAFNIFGDGLRDALDPKLRD
- a CDS encoding glutathione ABC transporter substrate-binding protein, whose protein sequence is MKNLKKTYLFSLVLAFAIFLAACASEPTGNEGDSGSDDEGTSDNGGTEGGGDLIISLASDAVSLDLHGSNDTYSSNVASNIYETLVYHDKELELKDGLAESHEQLDANTWEFKLEQGVKFHDGSEFNADVVKANLDRILDPAIASQRAFLYDMIEEVEVIDDYTVHIKTEYPFAPLPAHLAHNGGGMMSGEMIAEDYEAMENGEEPGSVINNKAIGTGFFKFDTWSPGSELKLVKNDDYWGDPAKVDSVTFRVVPEDGTRIADLSTGAAHIADPLSPSDVAQIEATDNMHYESTESVAMMYIGFNSEKEPFDDANVRKALSMAINKQSIIDGIYDGHGLEAKSPLAPKVYGYSEDIDVIEYDPEEAKSLLAEAGYDEGELSITFNTSDHRERQSIAENVQQALNEIGVNVNINMQEWGSFLDSTANGEQEMFVLSWSTVTGDGDYGLFPLFHESQKGSAGNRTFTDNADLNELLMAARQNENQEERLDQYLEVQNIIADEAIVLPLFHEDYLLGVSDSVEGLWQHPTRRLMLQDVTLN